A window of Sulfurimonas gotlandica GD1 contains these coding sequences:
- a CDS encoding MlaD family protein — protein MQYSKMKLAVGIFVISLFITIITFLYLVLEDKGTFNKRYNYHFTTDSASFFSVGMPLKFSGFDIGVIDNISLNDDGTVYMTFSVDEHNRRWMTDGTVLMIIKPLIGSAHIEVYSVIDNEVLEADAELQMLQNDDINDMISKLEPAVNKIISIINNIDAITAYIAKDDSDLMLTLQNIKKFTADLSNSDSLLTSITGDKKSTQSIIASLNKTTEIMKELQKISKDISKTTSTLDSSIVTPASSAIKELDKIMKDVKQKLDALDGTVKAVGTYDKDLVDLKEQISVSVQKSNQIMDKVDALMQDEQKQEVTLP, from the coding sequence AATGAAACTTGCAGTAGGTATTTTTGTAATTTCACTTTTCATAACTATAATCACATTTCTTTACCTTGTCCTTGAAGATAAAGGAACATTTAACAAAAGATATAACTATCACTTCACAACAGATAGTGCTTCATTTTTCAGTGTTGGAATGCCTTTGAAATTTTCCGGTTTTGATATTGGTGTTATTGATAATATTTCACTAAACGATGACGGCACAGTTTACATGACCTTTTCAGTAGATGAGCACAATAGAAGATGGATGACTGATGGAACAGTTTTAATGATCATAAAACCGCTTATAGGTTCGGCTCACATCGAAGTCTACTCCGTAATTGACAATGAAGTACTTGAAGCTGATGCAGAACTGCAGATGCTTCAAAATGATGATATTAACGATATGATTTCTAAGCTTGAACCTGCCGTAAATAAAATCATTAGCATTATAAATAATATAGATGCCATTACTGCTTATATTGCAAAAGACGATTCAGACCTCATGCTAACTTTGCAAAATATCAAAAAATTTACAGCTGATTTATCAAATAGCGATTCACTTCTAACCAGCATTACAGGGGACAAGAAATCTACACAAAGTATAATAGCTTCACTGAACAAAACTACAGAGATAATGAAAGAACTTCAGAAGATAAGTAAAGATATCAGTAAAACAACATCTACTCTTGATTCAAGTATTGTTACACCTGCCTCTTCAGCCATAAAAGAGCTTGATAAAATCATGAAAGATGTTAAACAAAAACTTGACGCTTTAGATGGCACCGTTAAGGCTGTTGGAACTTATGATAAAGACTTAGTTGATTTAAAAGAACAGATATCTGTAAGTGTTCAAAAATCTAATCAGATTATGGACAAGGTAGATGCTCTGATGCAAGATGAACAAAAGCAGGAGGTAACTCTACCATGA
- a CDS encoding chorismate mutase, translating into MIKCNSLEEVRTEIDMLDDKIVELISERSHLIRQAAAFKESVDEVKAEDRIDFILQKVRHKAIQLDVSPNMISDLFTIMINEMVETEISEFRNKQTF; encoded by the coding sequence ATGATTAAATGTAATTCACTAGAAGAAGTTAGAACAGAAATAGACATGCTAGACGATAAAATCGTAGAGTTAATATCAGAGCGTAGCCATTTGATTCGTCAGGCTGCTGCATTTAAAGAGAGTGTTGATGAAGTTAAAGCAGAAGATCGTATAGATTTTATATTGCAAAAAGTTCGTCACAAGGCAATACAATTAGATGTATCTCCAAATATGATTTCTGATCTTTTCACTATTATGATTAATGAAATGGTAGAAACAGAAATATCAGAATTTAGAAATAAACAAACATTTTAA
- the infA gene encoding translation initiation factor IF-1 yields MAKSDVIEVDGKIIEALPNATFRVELENGHIILCHIAGKMRMHYIKILPGDKVKLELTPYSLDKGRITYRYK; encoded by the coding sequence ATGGCTAAATCAGATGTTATCGAAGTAGATGGCAAGATTATAGAGGCTTTGCCAAACGCAACATTTCGTGTTGAATTAGAAAATGGACATATTATTTTATGTCATATTGCAGGAAAAATGCGTATGCACTATATTAAAATACTTCCAGGTGATAAAGTTAAATTAGAGCTAACACCATATAGTCTTGATAAGGGACGTATCACATATCGTTACAAATAA
- a CDS encoding sulfurtransferase: MKYLLLLSLGFFTLLASDAFITPSELKNSLKDKNIIIIDVADDTIYKTSHIKGAINSDVTKFINQDPQNIYSLMNSPEIIQKELRLLGINQDSKVIIYSHNTNKGVLHSSYLAFILLFSGFDNITILDGGYMAWIFEHELLTSSIVPDAKDIGNIVVKPNKYLLVSRDKVQDNLASTLMLDARSSQMYYGTERSEKVASIGHISYSKSSFYKDKFLRDGLLRDQSELDEIYIYGYGLKSSDHVIVYADNALNASMEFYILYKHMGFKNTKLYEASLLEWGNALNLPMTRFKWE, translated from the coding sequence ATGAAATACCTTTTATTACTTAGCTTAGGCTTTTTCACACTTCTTGCATCTGATGCTTTTATAACTCCAAGCGAGCTTAAAAACTCACTTAAAGATAAAAACATCATTATCATCGATGTAGCTGATGACACTATATATAAGACTAGTCACATCAAAGGAGCAATTAACTCTGATGTAACTAAGTTTATAAATCAAGATCCTCAAAATATATACTCTCTTATGAACTCACCAGAAATAATCCAAAAGGAATTAAGATTACTTGGGATTAATCAAGACTCAAAAGTAATTATATATTCTCACAATACAAATAAAGGTGTACTACATTCTAGCTATTTAGCGTTTATACTGCTTTTTAGTGGCTTTGACAATATAACTATCTTAGATGGTGGCTACATGGCTTGGATATTTGAACATGAACTACTAACATCTTCAATAGTTCCAGATGCTAAAGATATTGGAAATATCGTTGTAAAACCAAATAAATATCTTTTAGTATCTCGTGACAAAGTGCAAGATAATCTTGCTTCAACTTTAATGCTGGATGCAAGATCTTCTCAAATGTACTATGGGACTGAGCGCTCTGAAAAAGTTGCTTCTATCGGTCATATTTCATATTCTAAAAGTAGTTTTTATAAAGATAAGTTTTTAAGAGATGGTCTTTTAAGAGATCAAAGTGAGTTAGATGAGATTTATATATATGGATATGGGCTTAAAAGCAGTGATCATGTAATAGTTTATGCTGATAATGCTTTAAATGCAAGTATGGAGTTTTATATATTGTATAAACATATGGGATTTAAAAATACAAAATTATATGAAGCTTCTCTTTTAGAGTGGGGAAATGCTTTGAATTTACCTATGACAAGGTTTAAGTGGGAGTAG
- the map gene encoding type I methionyl aminopeptidase, which yields MAIALRKPQEIEKLRAANKIVGGALDLLAQNTKVGISLKELDAMAEDYIRSHGAKPSFKGLYGFPNAVCTSLNQVIIHGIPTDYKLQEGDVIGYDIGTELDGWFGDAAITVPVGQVQKLDEELIACAKDTLYHAIGEIKEGMRFKELSLIMEEFIIGRGFVPLHNFCGHGIGKKPHEEPEIPNYLDGKDPKSGPKIKNGMVFCLEPMICQKESKPIILENKWDVVSADNLRGSHYEHTVAVINGKAEILSQA from the coding sequence ATGGCCATTGCGCTTAGAAAACCTCAAGAAATTGAGAAACTGCGTGCTGCTAACAAAATTGTTGGTGGTGCGTTAGACCTTCTTGCTCAAAATACAAAAGTAGGGATTTCTTTAAAAGAACTAGATGCTATGGCTGAGGATTATATCCGCTCTCATGGTGCTAAGCCATCTTTTAAAGGTCTCTACGGCTTTCCTAATGCAGTATGTACTTCACTTAATCAAGTTATTATCCATGGTATACCAACAGATTACAAGCTCCAAGAGGGTGATGTGATTGGTTATGATATTGGGACTGAGCTTGATGGTTGGTTTGGAGATGCTGCAATCACAGTTCCTGTAGGTCAAGTTCAAAAGCTAGATGAAGAGTTAATAGCGTGTGCTAAAGATACTTTATATCATGCTATTGGCGAGATAAAAGAGGGAATGAGATTTAAAGAGTTATCTCTTATTATGGAAGAGTTTATTATAGGTAGAGGTTTTGTTCCTCTGCACAATTTTTGTGGACATGGAATTGGTAAGAAGCCTCATGAAGAGCCTGAAATACCAAATTACCTTGATGGCAAAGATCCAAAATCAGGACCAAAAATAAAAAACGGAATGGTTTTTTGTCTTGAACCAATGATTTGTCAAAAAGAGTCTAAACCAATTATTTTAGAAAATAAGTGGGATGTTGTTAGTGCCGATAATTTACGCGGTTCACACTATGAGCATACTGTTGCAGTTATCAACGGTAAAGCTGAAATTTTATCTCAAGCTTAG
- the secY gene encoding preprotein translocase subunit SecY, with translation MNKNLVNKILITIGFLFIYRLLAYVPVPGVDTAVIASFFDSHQADALGLFNMFSGNAVERMSIIALGIMPYITASIIMELLAATFAPLGQMKKERDGMVKYMQIIRYATIVITIIQAIGISVGLQSLTGPNGNSAILADHNTFIILSAVSMLAGTMLLMWIGEQITQSGIGNGISLIIFAGIVSAIPGAIGQTITMVNTGAMSFLTVIAILALILSTVAIIIYVELGERRVPVTYAKKVMMQNQNKRVMNYIPIKVNLAGVIPVIFASAILMFPMTVLSSSTNPTIQGIADLLNPNSYFFNFLTFAFVVFFAFFYASITFNAKDIADNLKRQGGFIPGIRTGNATMEFLNETASRLTFTGALYLGLVATLPFMIIKGMGVPFFFGGTAVLIVVQVALDTMRKIEAQVYMSKYETLSAVGL, from the coding sequence GTGAATAAAAATCTAGTTAATAAGATACTTATTACTATCGGGTTTTTATTCATCTACCGCCTACTGGCTTATGTGCCAGTACCAGGCGTAGATACTGCTGTTATTGCTTCATTCTTCGATTCACACCAAGCCGATGCACTAGGTTTATTTAATATGTTTAGTGGAAATGCTGTTGAGAGAATGTCTATTATCGCTCTTGGTATTATGCCTTACATCACTGCTTCAATCATCATGGAACTACTAGCTGCTACTTTCGCTCCTTTAGGTCAAATGAAAAAAGAACGTGACGGTATGGTTAAGTATATGCAAATTATTCGTTATGCGACTATTGTAATAACTATTATTCAAGCAATCGGTATTAGTGTAGGACTTCAAAGTTTAACTGGTCCAAATGGCAATAGTGCAATTTTGGCTGATCACAATACATTTATCATACTTTCTGCAGTTTCAATGCTAGCTGGAACTATGTTACTAATGTGGATTGGTGAGCAGATTACTCAGAGTGGTATTGGTAATGGTATCTCTCTTATTATCTTTGCTGGTATCGTTTCTGCTATTCCAGGTGCAATAGGTCAAACTATTACAATGGTAAATACGGGTGCTATGAGTTTCTTAACTGTAATTGCTATTCTTGCTCTTATATTAAGTACTGTCGCAATTATTATTTACGTTGAACTTGGTGAGCGTCGTGTGCCTGTTACATACGCTAAAAAAGTTATGATGCAAAATCAAAACAAAAGAGTAATGAACTATATTCCTATCAAAGTTAACTTAGCTGGTGTTATTCCAGTAATTTTCGCTTCTGCGATCTTAATGTTTCCAATGACAGTTTTATCAAGTAGTACTAACCCTACTATTCAGGGAATCGCTGACTTGTTAAATCCGAATAGTTACTTTTTTAACTTTTTAACATTTGCTTTTGTTGTTTTCTTTGCATTCTTTTATGCTTCGATTACATTTAACGCAAAAGATATTGCTGATAATCTAAAAAGACAAGGTGGATTTATCCCAGGTATCCGTACTGGTAATGCTACAATGGAGTTTTTAAATGAAACTGCAAGTAGATTAACTTTTACAGGTGCTTTATATCTTGGTCTTGTTGCGACTTTGCCATTTATGATTATCAAGGGGATGGGTGTACCTTTCTTCTTTGGTGGAACAGCGGTTCTGATCGTTGTTCAAGTTGCTCTAGATACTATGAGAAAAATTGAGGCTCAAGTTTACATGAGTAAATATGAGACACTAAGTGCTGTTGGTTTATAA